In Brienomyrus brachyistius isolate T26 chromosome 3, BBRACH_0.4, whole genome shotgun sequence, the following proteins share a genomic window:
- the cdkn1d gene encoding cyclin-dependent kinase inhibitor 1D: MALTSSDPEAAPFHVEDAKPRTARRNLFGPVDHQQLQQDFQQLLCMSVEEATRRWNFDFQRERPMQGATEWEELRCWDVPKFYRSCVVKGGCVGSRPELFGEERGPSSPPAGGYLEIKARETYRNRKPEKRSPAPDALNQKQATITDFFTVKKRRLLHPKASTHQ; this comes from the exons ATGGCACTGACCTCGTCCGACCCCGAGGCCGCGCCCTTCCACGTGGAGGACGCCAAGCCACGCACGGCGCGCCGGAACCTCTTCGGGCCCGTGGAccatcagcagctgcagcaggactTCCAGCAGCTGCTGTGCATGAGCGTGGAGGAGGCTACGCGACGGTGGAACTTCGACTTCCAGCGCGAGCGGCCCATGCAGGGCGCCACCGAGTGGGAAGAGCTGCGTTGCTGGGACGTTCCCAAGTTTTACCGCAGCTGCGTGGTGAAGGGTGGCTGTGTAGGGTCCAGGCCGGAGCTCTTTGGGGAGGAACGGGGTCCCAGCAGCCCACCCGCGGGAGGCTACCTGGAGATAAAGGCCAGGGAGACGTACCGGAACCGCAAGCCGGAGAAACGGTCACCTGCCCCGGATGCACTCAACCAGAAGCAGGCCACCATTACAG ACTTCTTCACCGTGAAGAAGAGGCGACTCCTCCACCCGAAAGCCTCCACCCACCAGTAG
- the smc1b gene encoding structural maintenance of chromosomes protein 1B isoform X3 encodes MGYMKQIEVENFKSWRGKQVLGPFKRFTCIVGTNGSGKSNVMDALGFVMGERAAALRVRQARELICGAHVGRPVAGTASVSMVYCEDNGEEIVFKRTVAGDASEYRINGRLVTFTEYASALEKIGVLIKARNCLVFQGTVESIAMKNAKEMTRVFERISGSLELADEYIRAKEALLRAKEDTQFHFKKKKTAAAEKKHASQVKEEVQRYQAIVDDLNQNKVQLILCQLFHNEKDLDALQASRQHWQALVLEKKSGLVLWEQSMQVLKKELGHVTRGLQKIEKEVRMEEQTQAHRRSQYLKAKEQTAHQVRKLGSAHSSLQGALQQQRRKEQELEELRAELVQLDRSWRQFEEEAQTEGAPRGVTVELAEAQLEHYKELKDLSRKQGSTLRQQVEKLRWEVKADWGKLEFDQRRKKEVQASIKHTQAQLEECSRRAEKLGEYSSTCSATLAEQQQLEESLRVALDEGHARSREVERELAETIDELQNACVDGHESRRQQRRGEMLDSLRKLYPEALIGRLLDLCHPIHKKYQLAVTKMFGRYMNAIVVTSEKVARDCIRFLKQERADPETFLPLDYLEVSALNERLREVRGAKMGVDVVQYAAPLGRAVQFVCGNTLVCDTVKEAQHVAFRGPQRLKTVALDGTMFFKSGAISGGASDLRSKARRWDEKDMGKLKERREQLTAELRGLLKLKHKEAELKQVQTQVKGIQTRLKFSLSELDAIRKKNIPACLAEKSRLESLLLNLESEIQMQKDNMELKEKKIGDLQTKLNEVDDQVFSDFCAEIGVANIREYEQEYLKQQQEMDSKRLQFETQRTRLTTQLEFEQSQLEQSRGKIREWEDTLRKGEQGVSQLRKEEEQLMKGLDEIIVKVQELRNSLLGQKSLVSDCNARLDEKVTGRQQCSRELLKLQRELMSVKVALEKKQQERHNLLLSCKVRDLPVTLLSGSMDDITEEQLDSETTIVTVDIYEREKQMVIDYSALRRELQELEGEEEVESELEKLQETLGSLETALQRSGTPDLKALQKMNEVKEMFHGIVEAFEASTKMTRRCQHEFQQVKSRRSRLFSECFEHVSNSIDQIYKQLCRNPCHPQCGEPRRAIPGWHQLQLCGTRQAFHGHGQPVRGGEVHSCPGPGLCHSQFPSCSFLCSG; translated from the exons ATGGGCTATATGAAGCAGATAGAAGTTGAAAATTTTAAGTCGTGGCGCGGAAAGCAGGTCCTCGGGCCGTTCAAGCGGTTCACCTGCATTGTTGGCACAAACGGCTCCG GTAAGTCTAACGTGATGGATGCGCTGGGATTCGTCATGGGAGAGCGGGCTGCTGCGCTGCGGGTGCGCCAGGCCAGGGAGCTCATCTGCGGGGCCCACGTAGGCCGGCCCGTGGCTGGGACCGCCAGCGTCTCCATGGTCTACTGCGAAGACAACGGTGAGGAGATCGTTTTCAAGAGGACTGTGGCAG GAGATGCATCAGAATATCGAATCAATGGCAGACTGGTCACCTTTACTGAGTACGCGTCGGCACTAGAGAAGATCGGAGTGCTAATTAAAGCCAGGAACTGTCTAGTATTCCAG GGGACGGTGGAGTCGATCGCTATGAAGAATGCCAAGGAGATGACCCGCGTGTTTGAGCGCATCAGCGGCTCACTGGAGCTGGCAGATGAGTACATCCGGGCCAAGGAGGCCCTGCTGAGGGCCAAGGAGGACACGCAGTTCCACTTCAAGAAGAAGAAGACAGCTGCTGCAGAGAAGAAGCATGCCTCACAAGTGAAGGAGGAG gtGCAGCGGTACCAGGCCATCGTGGATGACCTGAACCAGAATAAGGTACAGCTGATCCTATGTCAGCTCTTTCACAACGAGAAGGACTTGGATGCCCTGCAGGCCTCCCGGCAACACTGGCAGGCTTTGGTCCTGGAGAAGAAGAGTGGCCTTGTGCTGTGGGAACAGAGTATGCAGGTCCTGAAGAAGGAGCTGGGCCATGTGACCCGGGGTCTGCAGAAGATAGAGAAGGAAGTACG CATGGAGGAACAGACACAGGCCCACCGAAGGTCTCAGTATCTCAAGGCCAAAGAACAGACGGCTCACCAGGTGCGGAAGCTGGGTTCGGCACACAGctccctgcagggggcgcttcAGCAGCAGCGCAGGAAagagcaggagctggaggagctgcgtGCTGAGCTGGTCCAGCTGGACCGTTCCTGGAGACAGTTTGAGGAGGAGGCGCAAACGGAGGGAGCCCCCAGGGGTGTTACTGTGGAGCTGGCAGAGGCCCAG TTGGAACACTACAAAGAGCTGAAGGATTTGTCGAGGAAGCAGGGCTCCACCCTGAGGCAGCAGGTGGAGAAGCTTCGCTGGGAGGTGAAGGCTGACTGGGGAAAACTGGAGTTTGACCAGAGGAGGAAGAAGGAAGTGCAG GCAAGCATCAAGCACACTCAAGCACAGCTGGAGGAGTGCAGCAGGAGAGCCGAAAAGCTGGGGGAATACAGCAGCACCTGCAG TGCCACCCTGGCTGAGCAGCAGCAGCTGGAGGAGAGTCTGCGGGTGGCACTGGATGAGGGCCACGCTCGCAGCCGGGAGGTGGAGCGGGAGCTGGCCGAGACCATCGACGAGCTACAGAACGCCTGCGTCGACGGCCACGAGAGCCGGCGGCAGCAGCGCCGCGGCGAGATGCTGGACAGCCTGAGGAAACTCTACCCAGAGGCATTG ATCGGCCGTCTGTTAGACCTCTGCCATCCGATTCATAAGAAGTACCAGCTGGCGGTGACCAAAATGTTTGGCCGATACATGAATGCCATTGTCGTGACGTCTGAGAAGGTGGCACGCGACTGCATCAGGTTTCTGAAGCAGGAGCGGGCCGATCCCGAGACCTTCCTCCCCCTCGACTACCTCGAA GTGAGTGCGTTGAACGAGCGGCTGCGTGAGGTTCGCGGGGCCAAGATGGGGGTGGACGTGGTGCAGTACGCCGCCCCGCTGGGGAGGGCCGTGCAGTTCGTCTGCGGGAACACGCTCGTGTGCGACACCGTCAAAGAGGCTCAGCATGTTGCCTTCAGGGGCCCTCAGCGCCTCAAG ACGGTGGCATTGGATGGGACCATGTTCTTCAAGTCGGGGGCCATCTCTGGGGGTGCCAGCGACCTACGGAGCAAAGCCCGGCGCTGGGATGAGAAGGACATGGGCAAGCTGAAGGAGCGCCGAGAGCAGCTGACAGCAGAGCTGCGC GGTCTGCTGAAGCTGAAGCATAAGGAGGCAGAGCTGAAGCAGGTGCAGACTCAGGTCAAAGGCATCCAGACCCGTCTCAAGTTCTCTCTCAGTGAGCTGGATGCCATCCGCAAGAAGAACATCCCCGCCTGTCTCGCG GAGAAATCTAGGCTGGAGAGTTTACTTCTCAATCTGGAGTCAGAGATTCAAATGCAGAAGGACAACATGGagttgaaggaaaaaaaaataggggATCTTCAAACTAAGCTGAATGAG GTGGACGACCAAGTGTTCTCTGATTTCTGCGCTGAAATTGGCGTCGCAAACATCCGCGAGTATGAGCAAGAGTATCTGAAACAGCAGCAGGAAATGGACAGCAAGAG GCTGCAGTTTGAGACCCAGCGCACGCGCCTGACCACCCAGCTGGAGTTCGAGCAGAGCCAGCTTGAGCAGAGCCGGGGGAAGATCCGCGAGTGGGAGGACACCCTCCGCAAGGGCGagcagggagtctcccagctgAGGAAG GAGGAGGAGCAGCTGATGAAGGGCTTGGATGAGATCATAGTTAAAGTGCAGGAGCTGAGGAACTCTCTGCTCGGGCAGAAGTCCCTGGTCAGCGATTGTAACGCCAGGCTGGACGAGAAGGTGACAGGGCGGCAGCAGTGTTCCAG GGAGCTGCTGAAGCTCCAGAGGGAGCTGATGTCTGTGAAGGTAGCGCTAGAAAAGAAGCAGCAAGAGAGACACAACCTGCTGCTGAGCTGCAAGGTGCGGGACCTTCCTGTCACGCTGCTGTCCGGCTCCATGGATGACATCACCGAGGAGCAG CTTGACTCTGAGACCACCATAGTCACTGTTGACATCTACGAACGTGAGAAGCAAATGGTCATCGATTACAGTGCACTGAGAAGGGAACTTCAG GAACTGGAAGGGGAGGAGGAAGTGGAATCAGAACTGGAAAAGTTGCAGGAAACGCTTGGCTCCCTGGAGACAGCGCTCCAGCGCTCCGGTACACCAGATCTCAAAGCCCTGCAGAAGATGAATGAGGTTAAGGAGATGTTCCATGGGATAGTGGAAG